The stretch of DNA ctttctttctttccttctttctttctttccttctttctttctttctttttctttccttttttttttttcgttgtcTTGCTCCTCTCTCCTGATTTACTGCATGTGCTCACGTGGCCTTGGAAAGGGGGGGGTCTCAAACTGCTCTGCTTCCAAGAGGAAAAGAAGCTGGCAGGCGTTCGTATTTCAGTTCTCGAGTTATGTAGGTTAAAGTCTCCCAGCGGGAAAACGGAAGATATGAGAGAGCAGATTGCTGGTGGTCACACTCGctagaaggaaagcagaaaaaaggagCACATAATTCTAGAGCTACATCCAGACGAATGTGAGGTTCGAGAGGTATGTTTTCTATCTGCTGTTAGAACTTAAATTCCATTGATTAGATTCAGTTTGTGATAAAATGCCTCGTTGTGTCCTAAGTAATAGTAGGAATGACTAGTTCAGAAGCGGATCCTAATCCACCAGATGTTCGTGTGCAGAAAAGGGAGCGTGTTTGTCAATGAAACCTTGTTTTCAGTGATGTAGCTAAAATTAATTACGGTATGATCTCTCTATTAGCAGTAAGTCAAATCTAAAATGACTAGTTCTGAGATTTCAGTTCTGGTAGGTTAAAGCGAGGGGCTCAGGACAGAAGAGTGAAGGGTGAAATGGGGCTGCAGACCCTCTCCTGAATCTCCTGACTTTAAATACTGGCACTCTGCAAAAATGTCCGTTAATATTCTCCTATTGAATTTTCATTGATGAGAcaatcaaattaaaattaaatttctgtctcTATATGTAAAGTAGCATATTGCATATTTTGCATTGAGCAAATGATAAGCTTTGGTACACTAAACTGTTAATATAGAAAAATACATTCGAAATGATCAGTTGTCTTCTGTTAAATGAGAGATCATTACCCAGGTCTGTTGTCTTGTCTTGATGAAAATTACTGGTGTTTTTCAGGGCCCTTGAGAATTCTTAAATGCCTGACTGGTCGTATAAGGACTTAATTAAAAAGGAGTTATCTTCCtagtatgtaaaataaaatatttgggtaCGATATCTATCTTCTCCGTTGACTACAGAGCCGTGCAGTTTGAAAAATGCCCTGCTTAGAGTGCAGCCATGAGCTGTTGAACTGGAACAAAGACGGTCAATTAACTCTGCCGTTTCAGCTGTTCTGTAGCTACGTTTTCCCCTACTGAAGCCCAGTCCTGATCTTTCTAACTGAACAGCAAACGCTGCCGTCAAACCCAGCGCCTGCGAGGACTGAGTGCTTGGCTGTCTATTGCTTGTATCTGCGGTGAGAATGTTTCATTTCTGATTAAAAGCCGTCATGAGGGCAGGAGGTGCAGATTTGCTTTGAGAAGGACTCTGACAGTAAATGACATTTTGCAAAGACCCTTCAGTGTCTTTGTATCCGGCCCTGTGAATTAGAAAAATCTTGCTTTCCTCTTAGCCTTGTGAAAAAGCTGCTTTCATGCCTGTGAAGTCCCAGGAGACCCTCAGGCGTGAAGTACCTGATCCCCGCTGGCGAGTGCTACCTCTCTACGTTATTTTAATGGCACAGAGTGATGGAAATAGTATTAGAAAGCCGAGAAAAGGATCACGAGGAGCTTCGGTGCTGCCTTTGGTCACAAAAGTTGCCGAAGTACCTCCAGCTCCTGAGTCAATAATCTTTCTGCTCTGCTGGCCACAGAAAATATCATCTGTAATCACAGATAAAACCCAGCTGCTCGCTTCCCTGCCAGGCTAATTAAGAAGTGCTGTGACCTCCCTAGAGCTACTTGTGTCCTGTGAGTGGGACGGAGGAAGGGAGTCCAGCAGGGTTGCCTGGTATTTCAGCACTCAGCGTACAGACATAATTTtaaatgggttttattttattgtgacTCTGTGATTCCAGACGGCCGCAGAGCATGTCTAACACGCAGTTTCTGATCGACAGGTGAGCGACGTGATAGAAAAGTGCTGCTAGCACATGAATTTCCTGCAGAACCTCCCTTTCCACCAGCACCAACATGCAGAGCAACTGCTCCCTGGTCATCACCACCAGAGAAACTCTCCAAGTCCTCTTTACAGCAGAAACAAACTCATCGGCTGCGTTGCgcttgccccctccctgcccgcttTCCTCCTCAGATTATCAGTTTTCTCTAATTCCAGCACTCTTCTCCGTGGTTTTTGTTCTGGGGTTGGTTGGCAACAGCGTGGTGGTTGTGGTGCTTTGTCGGTACAGTGGCCCCAAAACAGTGGCTAGTATCTACATTTTCAACCTGGCCATGGCGGATTTGCTGTGCCTCGCCACCCTTCCCTTCTGGGCTACCTACTACGCGCAGGGGTACAACTGGCTCTTTGGGTCTCTCATGTGCAAGATCTCCAGTTCTGTCCTGTGCCTGAACATGTTCGCAAGCATATTTTTCATTACATGCATGGGCATGGACCGGTACCACGCTATTGTCCATCCTATTCGCTCTCAAAGAAGAACTCCACGACAAGCTTATTTTATCGCATTGGTTGTGTGGGGCCTTGCCTGTTTGTCCTCCCTCCCAACCTTTTATTTCCGTGACACTCACTACATTGAAAGCTTGGGAGTCAATGCTTGCATTATGGCCTTTCCTCATGAGAATTACGCAAAATGGTCCGTGGCAACAGCCTTCCTGAAAAATGCACTTGGCTTCTTCATCCCCTTGACGGTGATCACCACGTGCTACATCTGGATCAGGAGGCACCTGCTCAAAGCACAGGAGTTtgggaaaaacaagcagaagaggGACAAAGTCCTAAAGCTGGTGGCTGCTGTTGTTGTGGCCTTCTTTATTTCCTGGCTCCCATTCCACATTTTAACGTTTTTGGATGCCTTGGCTCACATGAACATCATTAACAACTGTGACGTGACGGGGATCATCGACACGGCGCTGCCGTTTGCCATCTGCATGGCATTTGCCAACAGCTGCACCAACCCGTTGCTGTACTGCTTTATTGGCAACCAGTTCCAGGAGAAGCTCCATCGCCTGTTTAAGCGACGGGTTTACCAGTTCAACAGCCATCGAGAGAGCTCTTCTTTGAGGAAAGGGAGCTGCTTCAGAGATGCTGAGACCCCCGCGGGCAGGGAAGAGGGGCCTGAGTCCTTGCTGTAGGCACTCGGGCATGATGCGGGGGGACATCAGGGCAGCTGGCTGTCCCTGCAGCGGTGACACTCCTCtcttctgttgcctttgggtTTTGCCCATTTTCACTCAGCAGCTGTTTGAAGGAGAACCTGTTTTTCTCATACATGGGGTtttattcttcctccttttccacaaTGAGCGTTCAAGTTTTACACGGCGGGAACATTCTGACAAATAAATATATTGATGGCATTTTAAATACTGGCCTGTGCATGGCTGGGATGAGGCGAATGTTTAGTGTAACACAAAAGGACAAAATATACCAAAGGAGCATTGCCTGACAGCTATAATTGTGTAGGTGCTGAGTATTATACCCTCAGCTGGTTTTCTGAAAGGGATTCTCACTAGAGAATGTGTAGATAAAGCAGTGCAGATAATTCTGTACCCatctgtaagaaaatattttgacctttattttatatatatattattttttaaaaaatatatggctGGAGGTGTTGTGTATAAAGTGCATCAAATACACCTGCTTGCTTAGGCAGGGATCCTGAGAAGAGGCGGAGACAACGGTTCTGCAAACTGCGGGAGACAGGAGAGGATTCTTGGGGGGAAGTACAACCACATGCACGTTTTTGCACCTTTCTCGTAGCAGGTAACGGGGTCGCAGGCCAGATGGGGCCTTTGCTTTGATTCAGCATGGTCACTTTTGGCAGTAGTGGCCCAGGAACTGAACATGCTGCGTCCCACTGCTACGTGGGCATGCCGAGTCCCTCGCGCTCTCCAGCAACCTTCGGGGAAAGGACTTGCTGGTCCTCTggactttttgcattttaaatgtcgATTACTGCTGTAGCTTTGGGGTACTGTGTACAGAAAGCCTAAGTGACTCTGTCTTGACACGCAGAAGGAAAACCATGGTGTGACTCCTAAGGCTTAGCCACATCTCAGTGTGGGCATTTACTCATTTGTTAATAAAAgaaagggggcagggggaaaagtATTTGGCAAATACCAATTCTATTTTGAGGTCGCTTTTGATGattatttgaaattttcttttgctggAGAGATACTGGTCCTTCTGGACCCTTCAGAAAGGATCATGTTTGACAGGCTCAGTCTAAAAGGGGGATGTGTTGGCACCTTGTTCAAGGGCCAGCAGGTCGTCCTCAGGCTGGGTGACCCGGGGCGGCTGAAAGATCGTTACCTTCAGGGAATTCTCTCTGACAAGTTACTCTTAAGGCTCGCATTAGCAGTTTTGGGTCCGTGGGTCAGAAATTACAGCTGCCTGTTGGgaagccaggaggctgggctcccTCGGGTCCCAGCACTGGCTGGTGCCTGGAGGCCATGGGGACCTGGCCGAGGAGCTGTCCTTCGCCGTTTGGGTCAGGGTAAGGTTCTTCGCTGGTGTCTGTGAAAATGGGATTATGTGCCAGTCTCAGAATGATGCGAGATGAAACGTTTGTGCAGAACTTGGCAAAACGGGGGCTTGACCACAAATaaccccttctccctgcccctggTCTGGCATTCTGTGACGAGGTGCGTAGCTGGAGAGGTGCTTGCCCCAGAAAGTGGAAGAGCCGCTAACGCGTCTCCCCTGGAATGTTTTTGTTGAAAATGTTCCGAGGAGCTAATAGTATCTGGGGCGTCCGATATTTTTGGAAGGACAAACTGTTAATTGCTTAGCAATGAGCACAACAGCGCAGTCATGCTCCAGCAAAACAAAGCATCGTACAAAGAAAATTACCGGGTGTTCAAAGTCGCGGGCTCAGAGGAGTAATAAGAGGTTGTGGAGCCTTTTTACTTTTGCTGCAATACAGGTCAGCAATAAACACAGCCCGGCCATTAATTGGCATCTTATTAGTCTCAAACCAGAAGCTAAACTACACCGTCTGACCCCAGCAGTGCCCGTGCCTCAGCTCTTCCCATCCGGAGTGTGCCCACAGGCTGCACGGTTTCTACGTGTCAGTTTGGACCTGCTCAAAAAGAACGGTTTTTAACAAGTGTCGTGcctgctgtgcagagctgggcagagagggaaaTACTACAGGAATCTGAAATCCAGCTCCGGTTGCCTTTACACCTGCGGGGGGCTAGAGACAGTTGAGGACAAAGATTTCCCCAGGAGACCAGCGATGCAGCGTCTCCCACTGCGGGGAGGGCGGGCATCCATGCCCACTCCCGGGGCTGAGGCACCGCACTTGGTGAAACGCTCCTAGAaacagggaaacagaaaaataggGTAATAGGGGAGGCAAAGCTGAGGGGGGAGGAAAATTCCTTCTCTTGTAACGTAGTTTGCAAAGAGGTCTACCCGGAAGGTCGTATTCTGCAAGAGTGACAAACCAAGTGACCCCGTGCGCTCGGCAGAGTGACATTTCTATGTGCCAGATCTGCCGTGTACCTCTAATAGGCCACGAATGTGAGCAGAGTGGTTAAACAAACAGCCAAAAAACGCTGTCTGGAGAGGAACCTGAGATGGGAGTGGGGGAGGTGCTGTATCAAggggtttgctttatttttagagcAAATTGAATAATGTTGAGCTCTATGAGTTTCTTCCATCATGCTCGAATTTCTCATGGGATTTTTCAGGGatctttttaatggaaatgtgggttttttcacaGCTTGGGTGGgttgtctttattcttttttcaggATTTTCCGCAGAAGAACGCGGACAAAATTTaagtagggtttgtttttttttcccttgcaaatgtagaagttattttttttcctttcaagagaATATTTTGCCAAAGCTTGCAAACGATTGTGCAGTGCTACAGCCTCTCTCTGTCAGATCCCAGTCTGGTCCCCAGACTCCCACCCTGGTCCTTCGCAAGCCCTGTCTTCCCTTAGGCTCTCCTGGAATGTACCCGGGGCAGGTGCCCGCAGCCCTTTGccggctgcccggggccggggcccggctcAGGCCCTGGGGTTGTGCCCGGCAGCGATTCACCCCATCTCAGCAGGGCCAGCGGGAGCCTGCGGGGCTGCTCGGTGTCTTGCCCACTCTGCAAGCTTGGCCGGATGGGTTCAGGAGCAGCCATTGGATGGTTGGCTGGGTCTGCACCCTCCCGGCCACGGCGCAGTCGGCATCGGTGGAGGGGAAAGCCCGCTGTCAGTGGGTCTTTCCCCAGAGAGGGATGGAAGGGATGCTTTCCTACAAGGGTCTATCAGTCTCTGCCACGTTTGCACAGCAAATCCTGTTTGTGTCTTCCTGTTCTCACTGCAGTTGATTACTCTCTGCTTAAATGAATTGCAGAAAGGGTCTCAGTCCAAAGTGAGCATCCTGTGTGTGTCCCTGAGCTGACTTGAATACACAACTTCAACATATGAAGCAGAGAAAGTCACTGGCATTTATTAGCATGAGGTAGTGCTGGGTGGTGAGCTAAATGCTTTGTTTATGTAAGATATACAATAAGAAATGTTTGGTACAGCATGTTCTCCCTGAGGAATCAACACAGCCTCAGCCTCTGCTGGCACCCACTCAGCACACTTGTCCCATTCCTCAGGCTGGATTTTGGGCAGGAAAATCATCTTGCCACCCTAAGCCAACTGCCACAACTTGGCTGCTCTTCACAACACATCCCCGTGTCCTGGCTGAAGGGTGaggaggtgccatggagccagtGAACTGCTCAGGTTTCCCCATGAAAATGAGGACTTCTGGATGCTTTATTTGAGGGGCCCTGGGGGGAACACGGGAAACCTGAagcgtggggctggaggtggtcTGGCAGCCTTTCCTCCACGCTGGCAGACGTGCGCCTCGCGTCTCCAACCTCCTTCCCTGGGAGGAAAATGACTGCTGTTGTTGGGAAGGGCTGTTCCCTTCTGCAAGGTCATGGGATGTGCATTCCTCACGTCTGCCTGCTGCGGGATCCAGCAGGTGCAACAGAGAGGGGCTTGTTCCTCTGGCCCGTGGGCTCTGCCAGGAAGGGTTGGTGAGTCTCCTATGGCTTTGTCTTACCAGATACCTGCCTACAGAAGGAGCCCAGGGGCTGCTCTTTTCAACATGGCGTATTCTGTGGTCTGGATACAGTGGTGAGCTGCTTGCCTTGGTGGCGGAGCATCCAGTGAGGTACGTGGCTGAGAGCCGACGCTCCCCCCTGTTTGCTAGGTTTCGTtagaatcaaaaggaaaaaaaaaaaaacccaccctggagTAAAAATTGAGATTTGTTTATGGAAAAcagcaggggtgtgtgtgtgtgtgtgtttaaaggGAAGTAATGCCTAACTCTGTGGGAtacccagctgccagcagcaagcCTGTGTGCACTCACCTCGCCTAAGGAGGTTTTTGCAGACCTTCTCCCACACCCGCAGTTCCACATCAGTAATCACCACTTTGCAGTGTTGGGGTGCCCTCAGCTTCGCTGCCACTGGGAAGCAGGACTGAAGCGGGGGACGAGCCCTGGTTTCAATGGGGGCACATCCTCTGCCGGGGACAGTAAGGATGGGAACCAGGGGAGCTGATGTCTCTTCCATATGGGAAGTCCAGAGGCACCTCCCCACAGCACTCCTGTCCTTGATAACCCATAGGACagccacccacccatccatccacccacccatccatccacccacccatccatccacccacccatccatccacccatccatccatccatccatccatccatccatccatccatccatccatccatccatccctccctccctccctccctccctccttctcagTGCCCAAGCTGTAATCCTGCCTGCTTCAAATGTCAGCCCTTATGTCTGTCGAAGACCATAGAtggacctcattcagcttccaaaaccagcttttttggCTTTGCTGCCTGTCTGCCACTGGGAGTGTGTGGGGCAAGAAGCCAGCAGGCGATTGCACAGGCCTCGCTAAAACGTTTCTGGACCTTGGTCTTCGAGTGGAGAACCCTGGGAGAGGGAGCAAGCCAGCCTCTCTCATCGCTTCTTTCAAATGTTTACTTTCCACT from Chroicocephalus ridibundus chromosome 9, bChrRid1.1, whole genome shotgun sequence encodes:
- the AGTR2 gene encoding type-2 angiotensin II receptor, with the translated sequence MQSNCSLVITTRETLQVLFTAETNSSAALRLPPPCPLSSSDYQFSLIPALFSVVFVLGLVGNSVVVVVLCRYSGPKTVASIYIFNLAMADLLCLATLPFWATYYAQGYNWLFGSLMCKISSSVLCLNMFASIFFITCMGMDRYHAIVHPIRSQRRTPRQAYFIALVVWGLACLSSLPTFYFRDTHYIESLGVNACIMAFPHENYAKWSVATAFLKNALGFFIPLTVITTCYIWIRRHLLKAQEFGKNKQKRDKVLKLVAAVVVAFFISWLPFHILTFLDALAHMNIINNCDVTGIIDTALPFAICMAFANSCTNPLLYCFIGNQFQEKLHRLFKRRVYQFNSHRESSSLRKGSCFRDAETPAGREEGPESLL